One Tamandua tetradactyla isolate mTamTet1 chromosome 20, mTamTet1.pri, whole genome shotgun sequence DNA segment encodes these proteins:
- the LOC143663856 gene encoding histidine--tRNA ligase, mitochondrial isoform X3 codes for MVVREKILDMVVSCFKRHGAKRLDTPAFELKEMLTEKYGEDSLLIYDLKDQGGELLSLRYDLTVPFARYLAMNKVKQMKRYHVGKVWRRESPTIVQGRFREFCQCDFDIAGQFDPMIPDAECLKIMCEILNGLQLGEFLIKVNHRRIVDGMFAVCGVPESKFRAICSSMDKLDKISWKAVRHEMVAKKGLASEVADQIGDYIQRHGGESLVEQLFQDPRLSQNKQVLEGLRDLKLLFEYLTLFGIAEKISFDLSLVRGLDYYTGVIYEAVLLQTPAQAGEESMTMGSVAAGGRYDGLVGLFDSKGHKVPCVGLSIGVERIFAIVEQRMKAFGETVRTTETQVFVATPQKNFLQERLKLIAELWDAGIKAELLYKNNPKLLTQLHYCETMSIPLVVIIGEQELKEGVIKLRSVASREEVAIKREDLVTEIQKRLSES; via the exons ATGGTTGTGAGAGAGAAAATTCTTGATATGGTTGTCAGCTGTTTCAAGCGTCATGGAGCAAAGAGATTGGATACCCCAGCATTTGAGCTGAAG GAAATGCTCACTGAGAAGTATGGAGAGGATTCTTTACTCATCTATGATCTGAAGGATCAGGGTGGAGAGTTGTTGTCCCTTCGCTATGACCTTACT GTCCCTTTTGCTCGGTATTTGGCCATGAATAAAGTGAAGCAGATGAAGCGCTACCATGTTGGAAAGGTGTGGCGGAGGGAGAGCCCAACTATAGTCCAAGGCCGCTTCAGGGAGTTCTGTCAGTGT GATTTTGACATTGCTGGTCAATTTGACCCTATGATCCCTGATGCAGAGTGTTTGAAAATCATGTGTGAAATCCTAAATGGGTTGCAGCTGGGGGAGTTTCTCATTAAG GTCAATCACCGACGGATTGTGGATGGGATGTTTGCTGTCTGTGGTGTTCCTGAAAGCAAGTTCCGGGCCATCTGCTCCTCAATGGACAAACTAGACAAG ATATCTTGGAAAGCGGTGAGACATGAGATGGTGGCAAAAAAGGGCCTGGCTTCTGAGGTGGCTGATCAAATTGGGGACTATATCCAACGACATG GTGGGGAGTCTCTTGTAGAAcagctgttccaggatcccaGACTATCCCAAAACAAACAGGTGCTAGAAGGCCTGAGGGACCTGAAGCTGCTTTTTGAATAcctgactctatttggaatcgcTGAGAAG ATCTCCTTTGACCTAAGCCTGGTTCGGGGCCTAGACTACTACACAGGAGTGATATATGAAGCAGTACTGCTACAGACCCCAGCTCAGGCTGGGGAAGAGTCTATGACCATGGGCAGTGTGGCTGCTGGTGGTCGCTATGACGGGCTGGTGGGCCTGTTCGACTCCAAGGGCCACAAGGTGCCATGTGTAGGGCTCAGTATTGGGGTAGAGCGGATCTTTGCCATTGTGGAGCAGAGAATGAAG GCATTTGGTGAGACGGTACGGACCACAGAGACCCAAGTATTTGTGGCCACACCACAGAAGAACTTTCTTCAAGAACGACTGAAGTTAATTGCAGAGCTATGGGATGCTGGGATCAAG GCTGAACTTCTATACAAGAACAACCCTAAACTGCTAACCCAGCTGCACTACTGTGAGACCATGAGCATTCCACTCGTGGTCATTATTGGTGAGCAAGAACTGAAGGAGGGAGTCATCAAGCTCCGCTCAGTCGCCAGCAGGGAGGAG GTGGCCATTAAACGGGAAGATCTTGTGACTGAAATTCAGAAGCGACTATCTGAGTCTTGA
- the LOC143663856 gene encoding histidine--tRNA ligase, mitochondrial isoform X2 gives MPRFGVLPRRAWAVLRSQLLRPSCLACTGAVRCHSQVAEAVLTSQLKPCQKKSNFIIKTPKGTRDLSPQQMVVREKILDMVVSCFKRHGAKRLDTPAFELKVPFARYLAMNKVKQMKRYHVGKVWRRESPTIVQGRFREFCQCDFDIAGQFDPMIPDAECLKIMCEILNGLQLGEFLIKVNHRRIVDGMFAVCGVPESKFRAICSSMDKLDKISWKAVRHEMVAKKGLASEVADQIGDYIQRHGGESLVEQLFQDPRLSQNKQVLEGLRDLKLLFEYLTLFGIAEKISFDLSLVRGLDYYTGVIYEAVLLQTPAQAGEESMTMGSVAAGGRYDGLVGLFDSKGHKVPCVGLSIGVERIFAIVEQRMKAFGETVRTTETQVFVATPQKNFLQERLKLIAELWDAGIKAELLYKNNPKLLTQLHYCETMSIPLVVIIGEQELKEGVIKLRSVASREEVAIKREDLVTEIQKRLSES, from the exons ATGCCCAGGTTTGGAGTCCTACCCAGGAGGGCCTGGGCTGTGCTGCGCAGCCAGCTCCTGCGGCCCTCCTGCCTGGCGTGTACCGGGGCTGTACGCTGTCACAGCCAG GTTGCAGAGGCAGTGTTAACATCCCAACTGAAGCCATGTCAGAAGAAGTCAAATTTTATTATCAAGACCCCAAAG GGCACCAGAGATCTTAGTCCCCAGCAAATGGTTGTGAGAGAGAAAATTCTTGATATGGTTGTCAGCTGTTTCAAGCGTCATGGAGCAAAGAGATTGGATACCCCAGCATTTGAGCTGAAG GTCCCTTTTGCTCGGTATTTGGCCATGAATAAAGTGAAGCAGATGAAGCGCTACCATGTTGGAAAGGTGTGGCGGAGGGAGAGCCCAACTATAGTCCAAGGCCGCTTCAGGGAGTTCTGTCAGTGT GATTTTGACATTGCTGGTCAATTTGACCCTATGATCCCTGATGCAGAGTGTTTGAAAATCATGTGTGAAATCCTAAATGGGTTGCAGCTGGGGGAGTTTCTCATTAAG GTCAATCACCGACGGATTGTGGATGGGATGTTTGCTGTCTGTGGTGTTCCTGAAAGCAAGTTCCGGGCCATCTGCTCCTCAATGGACAAACTAGACAAG ATATCTTGGAAAGCGGTGAGACATGAGATGGTGGCAAAAAAGGGCCTGGCTTCTGAGGTGGCTGATCAAATTGGGGACTATATCCAACGACATG GTGGGGAGTCTCTTGTAGAAcagctgttccaggatcccaGACTATCCCAAAACAAACAGGTGCTAGAAGGCCTGAGGGACCTGAAGCTGCTTTTTGAATAcctgactctatttggaatcgcTGAGAAG ATCTCCTTTGACCTAAGCCTGGTTCGGGGCCTAGACTACTACACAGGAGTGATATATGAAGCAGTACTGCTACAGACCCCAGCTCAGGCTGGGGAAGAGTCTATGACCATGGGCAGTGTGGCTGCTGGTGGTCGCTATGACGGGCTGGTGGGCCTGTTCGACTCCAAGGGCCACAAGGTGCCATGTGTAGGGCTCAGTATTGGGGTAGAGCGGATCTTTGCCATTGTGGAGCAGAGAATGAAG GCATTTGGTGAGACGGTACGGACCACAGAGACCCAAGTATTTGTGGCCACACCACAGAAGAACTTTCTTCAAGAACGACTGAAGTTAATTGCAGAGCTATGGGATGCTGGGATCAAG GCTGAACTTCTATACAAGAACAACCCTAAACTGCTAACCCAGCTGCACTACTGTGAGACCATGAGCATTCCACTCGTGGTCATTATTGGTGAGCAAGAACTGAAGGAGGGAGTCATCAAGCTCCGCTCAGTCGCCAGCAGGGAGGAG GTGGCCATTAAACGGGAAGATCTTGTGACTGAAATTCAGAAGCGACTATCTGAGTCTTGA
- the LOC143663856 gene encoding histidine--tRNA ligase, mitochondrial isoform X1, translated as MPRFGVLPRRAWAVLRSQLLRPSCLACTGAVRCHSQVAEAVLTSQLKPCQKKSNFIIKTPKGTRDLSPQQMVVREKILDMVVSCFKRHGAKRLDTPAFELKEMLTEKYGEDSLLIYDLKDQGGELLSLRYDLTVPFARYLAMNKVKQMKRYHVGKVWRRESPTIVQGRFREFCQCDFDIAGQFDPMIPDAECLKIMCEILNGLQLGEFLIKVNHRRIVDGMFAVCGVPESKFRAICSSMDKLDKISWKAVRHEMVAKKGLASEVADQIGDYIQRHGGESLVEQLFQDPRLSQNKQVLEGLRDLKLLFEYLTLFGIAEKISFDLSLVRGLDYYTGVIYEAVLLQTPAQAGEESMTMGSVAAGGRYDGLVGLFDSKGHKVPCVGLSIGVERIFAIVEQRMKAFGETVRTTETQVFVATPQKNFLQERLKLIAELWDAGIKAELLYKNNPKLLTQLHYCETMSIPLVVIIGEQELKEGVIKLRSVASREEVAIKREDLVTEIQKRLSES; from the exons ATGCCCAGGTTTGGAGTCCTACCCAGGAGGGCCTGGGCTGTGCTGCGCAGCCAGCTCCTGCGGCCCTCCTGCCTGGCGTGTACCGGGGCTGTACGCTGTCACAGCCAG GTTGCAGAGGCAGTGTTAACATCCCAACTGAAGCCATGTCAGAAGAAGTCAAATTTTATTATCAAGACCCCAAAG GGCACCAGAGATCTTAGTCCCCAGCAAATGGTTGTGAGAGAGAAAATTCTTGATATGGTTGTCAGCTGTTTCAAGCGTCATGGAGCAAAGAGATTGGATACCCCAGCATTTGAGCTGAAG GAAATGCTCACTGAGAAGTATGGAGAGGATTCTTTACTCATCTATGATCTGAAGGATCAGGGTGGAGAGTTGTTGTCCCTTCGCTATGACCTTACT GTCCCTTTTGCTCGGTATTTGGCCATGAATAAAGTGAAGCAGATGAAGCGCTACCATGTTGGAAAGGTGTGGCGGAGGGAGAGCCCAACTATAGTCCAAGGCCGCTTCAGGGAGTTCTGTCAGTGT GATTTTGACATTGCTGGTCAATTTGACCCTATGATCCCTGATGCAGAGTGTTTGAAAATCATGTGTGAAATCCTAAATGGGTTGCAGCTGGGGGAGTTTCTCATTAAG GTCAATCACCGACGGATTGTGGATGGGATGTTTGCTGTCTGTGGTGTTCCTGAAAGCAAGTTCCGGGCCATCTGCTCCTCAATGGACAAACTAGACAAG ATATCTTGGAAAGCGGTGAGACATGAGATGGTGGCAAAAAAGGGCCTGGCTTCTGAGGTGGCTGATCAAATTGGGGACTATATCCAACGACATG GTGGGGAGTCTCTTGTAGAAcagctgttccaggatcccaGACTATCCCAAAACAAACAGGTGCTAGAAGGCCTGAGGGACCTGAAGCTGCTTTTTGAATAcctgactctatttggaatcgcTGAGAAG ATCTCCTTTGACCTAAGCCTGGTTCGGGGCCTAGACTACTACACAGGAGTGATATATGAAGCAGTACTGCTACAGACCCCAGCTCAGGCTGGGGAAGAGTCTATGACCATGGGCAGTGTGGCTGCTGGTGGTCGCTATGACGGGCTGGTGGGCCTGTTCGACTCCAAGGGCCACAAGGTGCCATGTGTAGGGCTCAGTATTGGGGTAGAGCGGATCTTTGCCATTGTGGAGCAGAGAATGAAG GCATTTGGTGAGACGGTACGGACCACAGAGACCCAAGTATTTGTGGCCACACCACAGAAGAACTTTCTTCAAGAACGACTGAAGTTAATTGCAGAGCTATGGGATGCTGGGATCAAG GCTGAACTTCTATACAAGAACAACCCTAAACTGCTAACCCAGCTGCACTACTGTGAGACCATGAGCATTCCACTCGTGGTCATTATTGGTGAGCAAGAACTGAAGGAGGGAGTCATCAAGCTCCGCTCAGTCGCCAGCAGGGAGGAG GTGGCCATTAAACGGGAAGATCTTGTGACTGAAATTCAGAAGCGACTATCTGAGTCTTGA
- the ZMAT2 gene encoding zinc finger matrin-type protein 2: MASGSGTKNLDFRRKWDKDEYEKLAEKRLTEEREKKDGKPVQPVKRELLRHRDYKVDLESKLGKTIVITKTTPQSEMGGYYCNVCDCVVKDSINFLDHINGKKHQRNLGMSMRVERSTLDQVKKRFEVNKKKMEEKQKDYDFEERMKELREEEEKAKAYKKEKQKEKKRRAEEDLTFEEDDEMAAVMGFSGFGSTKKSY; encoded by the exons ATGGCGTCGGGCAGCGGG ACAAAAAACTTGGACTTTCGCCGAAAGTGGGACAAAGATGAATACGAGAAGCTCGCAGAGAAGAGGCTCacggaagagagagaaaagaaggatg GAAAACCAGTGCAGCCAGTCAAGCGGGAGCTTCTGCGGCACAGGGACTACAAGGTGGATCTGGAATCCAAGCTTGGGAAGACAATTGTCATTACCAAGACCACCCCGCAATCTGAGATGGGAGG ATATTACTGTAATGTCTGTGATTGTGTGGTGAAGGACTCCATCAACTTCCTGGATCATATTAATGGAAAGAAAC ATCAGCGAAACTTGGGTATGTCTATGCGTGTGGAACGTTCAACCCTGGATCAGGTGAAGAAACGCTTTGAAGTCAACAAAAAGAAgatggaagagaagcagaaggatTATGATTTTGAGGAAAGGATGAAGGAACTCAGAGAAGAG GAGGAAAAGGCCAAAGCctacaagaaagagaaacagaaggagaagaaaaggagggcTGAGGAGGACTTGACATTTGAGGAGGATGATGAAATGGCAGCTGTGATGGGCTTCTCTGGCTTTGGTTCTACCAAGAAGAGTTACTGA